The genomic stretch AGCGTCAAAGCGCTCCATCCGATCCTCGGTGAAGGCCAGTTCGGTGGGACCTTCTATGGAGATGTGATTGTCGTCGTAAAGCACTATGAGCTTTCCCAGACCGAGATGCCCGGCAAGGGAACATGCCTCGGATGAGATGCCTTCCATGAGATCACCGTCTCCGGCGATGGCGTAGGTATAGTGGTCGACAAGAGGGAAGCCGGATCGATTGAAGCGGGCGGCCAGATGCTCTTCGGCCATGGCCATTCCAACTGCGTTGGCGATCCCCTGGCCCAGCGGCCCGGTGGTAGTCTCCACACCCGGCGTCATGTGCACCTCGGGATGGCCCGGGGTCCTGGATCCCCACTGGCGGAAATTTTTCAGATCATCCAGCGACAGGTCATATCCGGTCAGGAAAAGAAGGGCATACAGGAGCATGGAGCCGTGCCCTGCCGAAAGGACAAAGCGGTCACGGTCCGGCCAATCGGGGTTTCCCGGGTTGTGCTTTAATATATCGGTCCATAGAACGTAGGCCATGGGGGCCGCGCCCATGGGCATGCCGGGGTGCCCGGAATCGGCCTTCTGAACTGCGTCCACCGCCAGCATGCGAAGGGTGTTGATGGAAAGAGTTTCAAGGTCCATTTCGTACTCCTGGAAGGGGGGATGAGGGTGTTGTCGCCAGGTTTCGCCGAACGTAACAGGGGCGGGTGTGGGTGTCAAGAAGGTGGGGGAAGGGCAGAAACCTCGATATAATCCACATATGACACCGAGGCCTCATGGGTGTTGTCCGAGTCGTTCATGATGGCGATGGTGGCGGAACGCGGCGGGTCCTTACCGAAACAAGGGGTGGATTTTCACTCTATTCATCTTCTCCCCTTTCCGGCGCCCCAAAGCGTTTCAGTCAAAATGCCCACATCCCTGATGGGACTCTGGCAGATGTAATCCTGGCAGACATAGGCGGTGGCCTTATTCCCGATAGCCCGCATCGCCTTGACGTAGGGAGCGATAGACACGATCCGGGGCTTTTTCGATGAAATCGGCACGAATACCACCACCATGTTGGGGAGATAGACGGATCGGAGAGCGCGTATCATCTCGACAGTGTCATTTCCTTTCCGATCGCCGGTGATTACCACCTCCATGCCCGGTCCCCGTGCCAGAGCAATGGTGGAAACGTATGTGGCGTGGGATGATGGATCCCGAAGGATCGCATTGGAAAAGGCACGACCGATGGGAGCCACTTTTTCCTCGAGCCGCGGTGTCGCTGTTAAGCGGCCCAGCCGCAGAAGGTTCATGGCGGCCACAGCGTTGCCTGAAGGGGTAGCGCCATCTGCTGAGGCCTTGTGACGGATGGAAAGGGGACCGCGCCCCCGGCAGGTGAAGAAGAATCCCCCGGCTTCATTATCCCAGAACAGTGAGAGCATCTCCTCGGCGAGGTTCAATGCCTCCGACAGGTACACGGTTTTGAACGTTGACTGGTATAGTTCCACAAGTCCCCAGAGGAAAAAGGCGTAGTCGTCGATGTTGCCCGCTATGCCTGAATGCCCCCTGTAGAAACTGTGCAGGAGCTGACCGTCTTTCTCCTTCAGGTTTTTGAGGATGAAGTGTGCCGCTCCTTCAGCGGCAAGGGCGTATTTTCGTTCACCAAAGGCGGCGGCCGCCTTGGCCAGGGAGGCGATCATAAGACCGTTCCAGTCGGTGAGAATCTTTTTGTCCAGGTCCGGGCGAATCCGCTCTTTTCTGGCTTCGAACAGCTTCAGGCGCGCTGCTTCCAAGGTGGCCGACAACTCGTCC from Deltaproteobacteria bacterium encodes the following:
- a CDS encoding DUF3047 domain-containing protein; amino-acid sequence: MAIMNDSDNTHEASVSYVDYIEVSALPPPS